In one window of Macrobrachium nipponense isolate FS-2020 chromosome 2, ASM1510439v2, whole genome shotgun sequence DNA:
- the LOC135220505 gene encoding uncharacterized protein LOC135220505: MGSFRGAGPALFMLAVIVFGVEDCKAKAYAKDTWCRFTGNLNCGNYKILCNGHGFIDCNGKDNDKGFWNVVQFLTNPVLTKIFKTKMKQPPGATGRQTIEKLLNSLLNEEDMQDVDSDGFLSFFSDENTNNNINLVPSITESQLTEELVTITNSKLFSKDTRSYDSQLDTVGTGSLESLHLLEGNRKSTNMEDERDSIFYPPVDYYKQNKDDGPRLEITKFETKNKAAFSSEKLDELFSLLEQEKTNTTLVDVSNNSQSLWDFTPEQNDKENIKLNSGEETFSLVKILRNHTMTAEENVSSGATTRSDELEDKVDKPVSKTKRSIYLLPQETHTSRNGGYAKSPVDRFRPIPLKHRPYRKKGSIFELQRRLERILDTLKTFRKAHSVKTGQVTTEVALKILASDILHKLHSTSRRVTRDASSLLNSNNGYIVGGPGTGTCRVFNMTCLELPPLSACSGAGLGGCIS; the protein is encoded by the exons ATTGCAAGGCCAAAGCATACGCAAAAGATACTTGGTGTCGATTTACAGGCAATCTGAACTGTGGCAATTACAAAATTCTGTGTAATGGACATGGCTTCATTGACTGCAATGGGAAGGATAATGACAAAG GATTTTGGAATGTTGTACAATTTTTAACCAACCCAGTTCTGACCAAGATTTTCAAGACAAAGATGAAGCAGCCACCAGGTGCAACTGGAAGACAAACGATAGAAAAGCTCCTAAACAGTTTGCTGAATGAGGAGGACATGCAAGATGTAGACAGCGATGGTTTCCTCAGTTTTTTCAGTGACGAAAACACCAACAATAACATCAATCTGGTGCCGTCTATTACTGAGAGCCAGCTCACTGAAGAACTGGTTACAATTACTAAcagtaaattattttcaaaggaCACTAGAAGTTATGATAGCCAGTTAGATACAGTTGGTACAGGCTCCTTGGAGTCGTTACATTTGTTAGAAGGAAATAGAAAATCTACTAATATGGAAGATGAAAGAGACAGCATCTTTTATCCACCAGTAGATTATTACAAACAGAATAAAGATGATGGGCCCAGACTGGAGATAACAAAatttgaaacaaaaaacaaagctgCATTTAGTTCAGAGAAATTGGATGAATTATTCTCATTGCTTGAACAAGAGAAAACTAATACGACTCTAGTTGATGTTAGCAACAACTCACAATCCCTGTGGGACTTCACCCCAGAACAAAATGATAAGGAAAACATTAAGCTAAACTCTGGCGAAGAAACTTTCTCTTTGGTGAAAATCTTAAGAAACCATACAATGACTGCAGAGGAAAATGTCTCCAGTGGTGCAACCACACGATCAGATGAACTTGAAGACAAGGTTGATAAGCCAGTCAGTAAAACAAAACGTTCCATTTACTTGCTGCCACAAGAAACACACACCAGCAGAAACGGTGGTTACGCAAAAAGCCCTGTTGACAGATTTAGACCAATCCCATTGAAGCATCGGCCATACAGGAAGAAAGGCAGCATTTTTGAGCTCCAAAGACGTCTTGAACGTATCCTTGATACTTTGAAAACATTCAGAAAAGCTCATTCAGTCAAAACAGGACAAGTAACAACAGAAGTGGCACTCAAAATCTTGGCCTCCGATATCCTGCATAAACTCCATTCAACTTCACGAAGGGTAACAAGAG ATGCAAGTTCTCTACTGAACTCAAACAACGGTTACATAGTTGGTGGTCCTGGTACCGGAACCTGCCGTGTATTCAATATGACTTGTTTAGAACTGCCTCCCTTGTCCGCTTGTAGTGGAGCGGGCCTCGGAGGCTGCATAAGTTAG